From a region of the Desulfovibrio legallii genome:
- a CDS encoding virulence factor SrfB translates to MDAIPRYLSPVSIIPGGCPQFLDFELPTSDLASLKRYFYEEVRQPEANAPDMPDATENRYKHLLHCLREEKTDTSQSGTYVDMITGQPCGTPDDGELKIYAKSALTERDLWQGQWLPVPFLRTLDQFWPDGGKRFEYGPSNWVRARVTPSDRHPGMTRVVLLFDTTVENRPEQGERYYALSPQDVTDHGHFMLAHHVRDNAWFLNAPWVDEWLAGLYDTLKQAESSERGRRGSWRDHTANVLEHLASYLTWLEILQKACGHLAVQVINPDRDTPVDVDLVLDIGNSRTTGILVETLPQRVTNLNDSYLLELRDLSEPENVYAEPFETRVEFVDAQFGNDALSRRSGRQTPAFAWPSAVRIGPEAARLATQAVCAEGTTGMSSPKRYLWDERPWLQSWRYNTGGRAEPMVSRGLFPRQLNPLGTPLACFGDPLFKKSPALRKQQAEPIFESLFTRSSLMLFMLGEILTQALVTINSPATRARREQPNLPRRLRRLIFTVPTAMPVAEKRIFRRWVTWAVRVVWQALGWSQWYAPAPAVQTGGDYRQSPLVRCDWDEASCSQLVLLYNELAVKQHGDAHHLFRLMGKPRAACGNRPCVRMASIDIGGGTTDLSITTFELASGEGDTPRIVPHTAFRDGFNIAGDEVLREVVANHVIPAIGKALEAQGLAEPRALLGQLFGRDAIGMSQEERNTRVRLVRQIAVPVALGLLAACENPDLDGLNQTCPLERFFEADPRRNLAAGADDPPAPGQNGTDANAKNAVNDGRSRPLSADLPQDAAAQPGQDNVREGDAADAPFFAAPAPRPQQDTLRAVEELVRRAAPAIQRFNILDVPIQVCPAAVGATIRATLGGPLSALCELVHMYDCDVLLLTGRPSAWSAVVDSVLARLPVPPDRIIPMRRYRAGAWYPFADALGRISDPKTTVVVGAILCALADGHLEGFSFDSASLRLTSTARYIGETDINGQLRRAKVWFTVDVDSNEGSEQSRRVAFSGPLSIGYRQLDAERWPTTRYHLLTFADEAARSRAAGRLPYTVEVRLSVADVWDDAPXTVDGDENRSEGEFHIDAIEDNQGRNVDRRDLEIRLQTLKLDEGYWLDTGIVTDAG, encoded by the coding sequence ATGGACGCCATTCCCCGGTATCTTTCCCCGGTCAGCATCATCCCTGGCGGCTGCCCGCAGTTTCTGGATTTTGAACTGCCGACGTCCGACCTCGCGTCGTTGAAGCGCTATTTTTATGAAGAGGTGCGACAGCCGGAAGCCAACGCCCCGGATATGCCGGATGCGACGGAAAACCGTTACAAACACCTGCTGCACTGCCTGCGGGAAGAAAAAACGGACACCAGCCAGAGCGGAACCTATGTGGACATGATCACCGGGCAGCCCTGTGGAACCCCTGACGACGGCGAACTCAAGATATATGCCAAATCCGCCCTGACGGAACGGGACCTCTGGCAGGGGCAGTGGCTGCCCGTACCCTTTCTGCGCACCCTGGACCAGTTCTGGCCCGATGGAGGCAAGCGCTTTGAGTACGGCCCCTCCAACTGGGTGCGGGCCAGGGTCACCCCCTCGGATCGGCATCCCGGCATGACGCGCGTGGTCCTGCTGTTTGACACCACCGTGGAAAATCGGCCGGAACAGGGCGAACGCTACTATGCCCTCTCGCCCCAGGACGTGACGGACCACGGGCACTTTATGCTGGCCCACCATGTGCGCGACAACGCCTGGTTTCTCAACGCGCCCTGGGTGGACGAGTGGCTGGCCGGGCTCTACGACACCCTGAAGCAGGCCGAATCTTCCGAACGCGGTCGGCGCGGCTCCTGGCGGGACCACACCGCCAACGTGCTGGAGCACCTGGCCTCCTACCTCACCTGGCTGGAAATCCTGCAGAAAGCCTGCGGACACCTGGCCGTACAGGTCATCAATCCGGACCGGGACACCCCCGTGGACGTGGACCTGGTGCTGGACATCGGCAATTCGCGCACCACGGGCATTCTGGTGGAAACCCTGCCCCAGCGCGTCACCAACCTCAACGACAGTTATCTGCTGGAACTGCGTGACCTGAGCGAGCCCGAAAACGTCTACGCCGAACCTTTTGAAACTCGCGTGGAATTTGTGGACGCCCAGTTCGGCAACGACGCCCTTTCCCGCCGCTCCGGCCGACAGACGCCCGCCTTTGCCTGGCCCTCGGCCGTGCGCATCGGGCCGGAGGCCGCCCGCCTGGCCACCCAGGCCGTGTGCGCCGAAGGCACCACGGGCATGTCCAGCCCCAAACGCTACCTTTGGGACGAACGCCCCTGGCTGCAAAGCTGGCGCTACAACACGGGCGGCAGGGCAGAGCCCATGGTCAGCCGCGGGCTCTTCCCCCGGCAGCTCAACCCCCTGGGCACGCCCCTGGCCTGCTTCGGCGACCCCCTGTTCAAAAAAAGCCCGGCCCTGCGCAAGCAGCAGGCCGAACCCATCTTTGAATCCCTGTTCACCCGCTCTTCACTCATGCTTTTTATGCTGGGGGAAATCCTCACCCAGGCCCTGGTCACCATTAATTCCCCGGCCACCCGCGCCCGCCGGGAGCAACCCAATCTGCCCCGCCGCCTGCGGCGGCTCATCTTTACCGTGCCCACGGCCATGCCCGTGGCGGAAAAACGCATCTTCCGCCGCTGGGTCACCTGGGCCGTGCGGGTAGTCTGGCAGGCCCTGGGTTGGAGCCAGTGGTACGCGCCCGCGCCTGCGGTCCAGACCGGGGGCGACTACCGCCAAAGCCCGCTGGTGCGCTGCGACTGGGACGAAGCCAGCTGCTCCCAACTGGTGCTCCTCTATAACGAACTGGCCGTCAAACAGCACGGTGACGCCCACCACCTCTTCCGTCTCATGGGCAAACCCCGCGCGGCCTGCGGCAACCGGCCCTGCGTGCGCATGGCTTCCATAGACATCGGCGGCGGCACTACTGACCTTTCCATTACCACATTTGAGCTGGCCAGCGGCGAAGGCGATACCCCCCGCATTGTGCCCCATACCGCATTTCGCGATGGTTTTAACATCGCCGGAGATGAAGTGCTGCGCGAAGTGGTGGCCAACCACGTCATCCCAGCTATCGGCAAGGCGTTGGAAGCCCAGGGCCTGGCCGAACCCCGCGCCCTGCTGGGCCAGCTTTTCGGCCGGGACGCCATCGGCATGTCGCAGGAAGAACGCAATACCCGCGTACGCCTGGTGCGGCAGATCGCCGTGCCCGTGGCCCTGGGCCTGCTGGCCGCCTGCGAGAATCCGGATCTGGACGGCCTCAACCAGACCTGCCCGCTGGAGCGTTTTTTTGAAGCCGACCCCCGGCGCAACCTTGCGGCCGGGGCCGACGACCCGCCCGCTCCGGGACAAAACGGCACAGATGCCAACGCCAAAAACGCTGTCAATGACGGCAGGAGCCGCCCCCTGTCCGCCGACCTGCCGCAGGACGCCGCCGCCCAGCCCGGCCAGGACAACGTCCGCGAAGGGGACGCCGCCGATGCGCCCTTCTTTGCCGCACCCGCGCCCCGTCCCCAGCAGGACACCTTGCGGGCCGTGGAAGAGCTGGTGCGCCGCGCCGCACCCGCCATCCAGCGCTTCAATATTCTGGACGTGCCCATCCAGGTCTGCCCGGCCGCTGTGGGGGCCACCATCCGCGCCACCCTGGGCGGTCCGCTTTCTGCCCTCTGCGAGCTGGTGCACATGTACGACTGCGACGTGCTGCTGCTCACCGGCCGCCCCAGCGCCTGGTCGGCTGTGGTGGATTCGGTGCTGGCCCGGCTGCCCGTGCCGCCGGACAGGATCATCCCCATGCGGCGCTACCGCGCGGGGGCCTGGTACCCCTTTGCCGACGCTCTGGGCCGCATCAGCGACCCCAAAACTACCGTAGTGGTGGGGGCCATTCTCTGCGCTCTGGCCGACGGACACCTGGAAGGTTTTTCCTTTGATTCCGCATCGCTGCGCCTGACTTCCACAGCGCGCTACATTGGCGAAACAGACATCAACGGCCAGCTGCGCCGGGCCAAGGTCTGGTTTACCGTGGACGTGGACAGCAATGAGGGCAGCGAACAAAGCCGCAGAGTAGCCTTCAGCGGTCCCCTTTCCATCGGCTACCGCCAACTGGACGCCGAGCGCTGGCCTACCACCCGCTACCACCTGCTGACGTTTGCGGATGAGGCGGCGCGCTCCCGCGCTGCGGGACGCCTGCCCTATACCGTGGAAGTGCGTCTGAGCGTAGCGGACGTCTGGGACGACGCCCCCCRCACTGTCGACGGGGACGAAAACCGCAGCGAAGGCGAGTTCCACATTGACGCCATTGAGGACAACCAGGGTCGCAACGTGGACCGGCGCGATCTGGAAATCCGCCTGCAAACCCTCAAACTGGACGAAGGCTACTGGCTGGACACGGGCATCGTGACCGACGCCGGCTGA
- a CDS encoding SrfA family protein, whose amino-acid sequence MSVRIATSLRGRMRALASQGIFATDCYEQLHTLVLNHLGQEHAALLAEPQHNSQNDSVDWYAAGQGPAVPLTDLPPQEADTLRAKAGGLARDIRGLSESLTADAQARQALAGQMLRLALQHPAPEDLWSVDGRPVLVNWGFGPSSGSAQPQDLARLGPAAPPPPPAMPAAVAPAARPGCLPWLLPLLLLLLLLWLLGAALGLLPPPLPTGCTPVDRTALTAEEQKTAAQEDELALLWRQLQERAAQCKPATPPVAEKKPAPVAPEPEVVTPFFGETPATPPEPVKPKEQPKPQPKPKVEPKPVEQPKPQPQKKKNEDLNIPKDAAKKNDLSFLEGCWTSETGLYSHPSNEPIVAEYCFDKSGKGRRFVRERNGQVCSGTATARFQGGNLQFESNQARCPRGGTYVPQKVECTGSENTTQCKGRELGGANHKWDARFRRK is encoded by the coding sequence ATGAGCGTGCGCATCGCCACCAGCCTGCGCGGGCGCATGCGCGCCCTGGCCAGTCAGGGGATATTTGCCACGGACTGTTACGAGCAGCTGCACACGCTGGTGCTCAACCATCTGGGGCAGGAGCACGCCGCCCTGCTGGCCGAACCCCAGCACAACAGCCAGAACGACAGCGTGGACTGGTACGCCGCAGGCCAGGGCCCGGCCGTGCCCCTGACCGATCTGCCGCCGCAGGAAGCGGACACCTTGCGCGCCAAAGCCGGAGGTCTGGCCAGAGACATCCGGGGGCTTTCCGAAAGCCTCACGGCAGACGCCCAGGCCCGCCAGGCCCTGGCCGGACAGATGCTGCGCCTGGCCCTGCAGCACCCCGCGCCCGAAGACCTCTGGAGCGTGGACGGCAGGCCCGTGCTTGTCAACTGGGGTTTTGGGCCCAGCAGCGGCAGCGCCCAGCCGCAGGACCTGGCCCGTCTGGGCCCGGCCGCCCCCCCGCCGCCTCCGGCAATGCCCGCAGCCGTGGCCCCTGCAGCCAGGCCGGGCTGCCTGCCCTGGCTGCTGCCTCTGCTTCTGCTGCTTTTGCTGCTTTGGCTTCTGGGCGCGGCTCTGGGGCTTTTACCCCCGCCCCTGCCCACGGGCTGCACGCCGGTGGACCGCACGGCCCTTACGGCAGAAGAACAGAAAACCGCCGCCCAGGAGGACGAACTCGCCCTGCTCTGGCGGCAGCTGCAGGAGCGCGCGGCCCAGTGCAAGCCAGCAACGCCCCCCGTGGCGGAAAAGAAGCCGGCGCCGGTCGCGCCGGAGCCGGAAGTGGTTACGCCCTTCTTTGGCGAAACGCCGGCAACGCCGCCGGAACCCGTCAAACCCAAAGAACAGCCCAAGCCGCAGCCCAAACCCAAGGTCGAGCCCAAGCCCGTGGAACAGCCCAAACCGCAGCCGCAGAAAAAAAAGAATGAGGATCTGAACATTCCCAAAGACGCTGCCAAAAAGAACGACCTGAGCTTTCTGGAAGGCTGCTGGACCAGCGAAACGGGCCTCTATTCCCATCCGTCCAACGAACCCATCGTGGCGGAATACTGCTTTGATAAAAGCGGCAAAGGTCGCCGTTTCGTGCGCGAACGCAACGGCCAGGTCTGCAGCGGCACGGCCACGGCGCGCTTCCAGGGCGGCAACCTGCAGTTTGAGTCCAACCAGGCCCGCTGCCCACGCGGCGGCACCTATGTGCCGCAGAAGGTGGAGTGCACGGGCAGTGAAAACACCACCCAGTGCAAGGGCAGAGAATTGGGCGGGGCCAACCACAAGTGGGACGCCCGCTTCAGAAGGAAGTAG
- a CDS encoding S1 family peptidase produces the protein MEQSQQQSPQQDPQQVRQPDPATDVTDAAPRPWYARPLLWSLLLLLALALLAAWLFWQERQAALAAQARLDQETAAAREHNAELAAFLQRLRALLTQDPCEVQRQLPLLTPPVGITWPPLGVTAPGQSPTPKAAAEAETPATAAATPHTTPAPTAQAAQPGSVAALLEQATVLVLALRPEGLVLGSGFFVAQGAVATNAHVVAQASQVVVVNKALGKPLAATVKALSVNNNEDFALLAVPDAPAITPLAFTDTVSRTQRVSAWGFPGAVTTDDPKFAALLRGQSAQAPEVVYTDGVVSVVLDRTPPLIVHTATVSQGNSGGPLVDEQGRVVGINTAIKLDDASYRQSSLAIVSARLADFLRKAGLTVRRDAPAAAGGRS, from the coding sequence ATGGAACAATCCCAGCAGCAATCCCCCCAGCAGGACCCCCAGCAGGTCCGGCAGCCCGATCCGGCAACGGACGTCACAGACGCGGCCCCGCGCCCCTGGTACGCCCGGCCGCTGCTCTGGTCCCTGCTTCTGCTGCTGGCCCTGGCCCTGCTGGCCGCCTGGCTGTTCTGGCAGGAGCGACAGGCCGCTCTTGCCGCGCAGGCCCGCCTGGATCAGGAAACCGCCGCAGCCCGTGAGCACAACGCCGAGCTGGCGGCTTTTCTGCAGCGGCTGCGGGCTCTGCTCACCCAAGACCCCTGCGAAGTGCAGCGGCAGCTGCCCCTGCTCACGCCCCCCGTCGGCATCACCTGGCCGCCCTTGGGCGTGACCGCGCCCGGACAAAGCCCGACGCCGAAGGCGGCCGCAGAGGCCGAAACCCCGGCCACCGCAGCGGCCACGCCCCACACAACGCCCGCCCCGACCGCGCAGGCCGCCCAGCCCGGCAGCGTGGCGGCGCTGCTGGAACAGGCCACCGTGCTGGTCCTGGCCCTGCGGCCTGAAGGGCTGGTGCTGGGTTCGGGCTTTTTTGTGGCCCAGGGGGCCGTAGCCACCAACGCACATGTGGTGGCGCAAGCCAGTCAGGTCGTGGTGGTCAACAAGGCTCTGGGCAAGCCTCTGGCCGCCACTGTCAAAGCCCTGAGCGTGAACAACAACGAAGATTTCGCCCTGCTGGCCGTGCCGGACGCGCCCGCCATCACGCCCCTGGCCTTCACCGATACGGTAAGCCGCACCCAAAGGGTCAGCGCTTGGGGCTTTCCCGGCGCGGTCACCACGGACGATCCCAAATTTGCAGCCCTTTTGCGCGGCCAAAGCGCCCAGGCCCCGGAAGTGGTCTATACCGACGGCGTGGTGAGCGTGGTGCTGGACCGCACGCCGCCCCTTATCGTGCACACGGCCACGGTTTCCCAGGGCAACAGCGGCGGCCCCCTGGTGGACGAGCAGGGCCGGGTGGTGGGCATCAATACCGCCATCAAACTGGACGACGCCTCCTACCGGCAGTCCAGTCTGGCCATTGTCAGTGCGCGCCTGGCGGACTTTTTACGCAAGGCCGGCCTGACCGTGCGCCGTGACGCGCCCGCCGCCGCAGGAGGCCGGTCATGA
- a CDS encoding glycine zipper domain-containing protein, with protein sequence MPRYLQLPVLLLLTGSLLLSGCASKYGAQQTKVNYYPQCYQPVSALRQDENSTGSSTAAGAVGGALLGALIGGLATGKVQGAVAGAAAGGAVGAVGGNIYGKSQAKKRDAAYVESYNRQLGAEAASMNRSTAAAKVAAKCYDEQFKLAADQFRAGQISRLGFQQRYDEIRSGLAETSYILGDTAATMARKDGEYRQALAEPYATAQPTAATAPAGKKTKTAKPAAPKSNVAASASEWKQSRQDLESTKNDLDQRVTSYDETVKNLLG encoded by the coding sequence ATGCCCCGTTATCTGCAACTGCCCGTCCTTCTGCTCCTGACGGGCAGCCTGTTGTTGTCCGGTTGCGCCAGCAAGTACGGCGCACAACAAACCAAGGTCAATTATTATCCCCAGTGCTATCAGCCCGTCAGCGCCCTCCGTCAGGATGAGAACAGCACGGGTTCCAGCACGGCCGCAGGGGCCGTGGGCGGCGCACTGCTGGGAGCGCTCATCGGCGGGCTTGCCACCGGCAAGGTGCAGGGCGCGGTGGCCGGAGCCGCCGCCGGCGGCGCAGTCGGCGCTGTGGGCGGCAATATTTACGGCAAATCCCAGGCTAAAAAGCGTGATGCGGCTTACGTGGAAAGTTACAACCGGCAGTTGGGCGCCGAGGCGGCCAGCATGAACCGCTCCACCGCCGCCGCCAAAGTGGCCGCCAAGTGTTACGACGAACAATTCAAACTGGCCGCCGACCAGTTCCGGGCCGGACAGATCTCCCGTCTGGGATTTCAGCAGCGCTACGACGAAATCCGCAGCGGTCTTGCAGAAACTTCGTATATTCTGGGTGACACCGCCGCCACCATGGCCCGCAAGGACGGCGAATACCGCCAGGCCCTCGCCGAACCCTACGCCACCGCACAGCCGACGGCCGCCACAGCCCCTGCCGGCAAAAAAACCAAAACCGCCAAACCGGCCGCCCCCAAAAGCAATGTGGCGGCCTCGGCTTCGGAATGGAAGCAGTCCCGGCAGGATCTGGAAAGCACCAAAAACGACCTGGACCAAAGGGTGACCAGCTACGACGAGACCGTCAAAAATCTTCTGGGCTGA
- a CDS encoding TetR/AcrR family transcriptional regulator → MTQKNKKEALLQAAKELFGEYGYVETTFKKISERAGVALGLLTHHYGNKEKLFLASGLDVLEHFLVKLREATAQGHNGFDAALRFCKAYLDFSIDPDSSWLVLVRCSPYSDMKTKTDRDIMDSMFSQVHQELERVIAKGVADGSIVSVDSHATAQVIISLMVGANRTRVLTPYAAPDLYQEVLDFVARSIRP, encoded by the coding sequence ATGACGCAAAAAAACAAGAAAGAAGCTCTGCTCCAGGCGGCCAAAGAACTGTTCGGCGAATATGGCTATGTGGAAACCACTTTCAAAAAAATCTCCGAACGGGCGGGCGTAGCCCTGGGCCTTCTGACCCACCACTACGGCAACAAAGAAAAGCTCTTTCTCGCCTCCGGACTGGACGTGCTGGAACACTTTCTCGTCAAGCTGCGCGAAGCCACGGCCCAGGGACACAACGGCTTTGACGCCGCGCTGCGCTTCTGCAAGGCCTATCTTGATTTTTCCATAGACCCGGATTCCAGCTGGCTCGTGCTGGTGCGATGTTCTCCTTACAGCGATATGAAAACCAAGACGGACCGGGACATCATGGATTCCATGTTCTCTCAGGTGCACCAGGAGCTGGAACGGGTCATCGCCAAGGGCGTGGCCGACGGCAGCATTGTTTCGGTAGACAGCCACGCCACCGCGCAGGTCATCATTTCGCTCATGGTGGGGGCCAACCGTACCCGCGTGCTTACGCCTTACGCCGCACCGGATCTCTATCAGGAAGTGCTGGACTTCGTGGCCCGCTCCATCCGGCCCTGA
- a CDS encoding lysophospholipid acyltransferase family protein, with protein sequence MNPFEDGALCAKFLTGNAYRSPDLRTGLFSRMLPSLSFYSRLFLGPVRWLCRRAARGLCDDAAWVYASVWVADLMERLGCPVEVQGMEAIDAVDGPCLFVANHMSTLETFMLPGIIRPRRPVTFVVKQSLTTMPFFGPVMRSRDPIVVGRTNPREDLKAVLEGGLERLRKGISIIVFPQHTRSSIFAPQQFNSIGIKLAKKAAVPVVPLALKTDAWGTGKKIKELGPVRPGLPVRFSFAPPLQISGPGKEEHAAICRYIDEHLRQWQRTDGINA encoded by the coding sequence ATGAATCCCTTTGAGGACGGGGCGCTCTGCGCCAAATTCCTTACCGGCAACGCCTACCGCAGCCCAGATCTGCGCACGGGCCTGTTCAGCCGCATGCTGCCTTCCCTCAGTTTTTACAGCCGCCTGTTCCTGGGCCCGGTGCGCTGGCTGTGCCGCCGCGCCGCCCGCGGCCTGTGCGATGACGCGGCCTGGGTCTACGCCAGCGTCTGGGTAGCGGACCTCATGGAGCGCCTGGGCTGCCCGGTGGAGGTTCAGGGCATGGAGGCCATTGACGCCGTGGACGGCCCCTGCCTGTTTGTGGCCAACCACATGAGCACGCTGGAAACCTTTATGCTGCCCGGCATTATCCGGCCGCGCCGCCCCGTGACCTTTGTGGTCAAGCAAAGCCTCACCACCATGCCCTTTTTCGGTCCGGTAATGCGTTCGCGCGACCCCATTGTGGTGGGCCGCACCAACCCGCGCGAAGACCTCAAGGCCGTATTGGAAGGCGGCCTGGAGCGCCTGCGCAAGGGCATTTCTATCATTGTTTTTCCCCAGCATACCCGCTCCAGCATTTTTGCCCCCCAGCAGTTCAACAGCATCGGCATCAAACTGGCCAAAAAAGCCGCCGTGCCCGTAGTGCCCCTGGCGCTCAAGACCGACGCCTGGGGAACGGGCAAAAAAATCAAGGAGCTTGGACCGGTCCGGCCGGGGTTGCCCGTACGCTTCAGCTTTGCCCCTCCGCTGCAGATCAGCGGTCCGGGCAAAGAAGAACACGCCGCCATCTGCCGCTATATTGACGAACACCTGCGGCAGTGGCAGCGCACGGACGGCATCAATGCCTGA